The Thalassotalea sp. HSM 43 genome window below encodes:
- the fdx gene encoding ISC system 2Fe-2S type ferredoxin: protein MPQIIFLPHEELCPDGLAVEADTGETVLNVALKNDIPVEHACEKVCACTTCHMIIREGFDSLQESDELEDDMLDKAWGLEPESRLGCQAIIADEDLVVEIPKYTVNMVSENH, encoded by the coding sequence ATGCCACAAATTATCTTTCTTCCTCATGAGGAATTATGTCCAGACGGTTTAGCAGTCGAAGCTGATACCGGTGAGACGGTATTAAATGTCGCGCTAAAAAACGACATCCCAGTAGAACACGCTTGTGAAAAAGTGTGTGCCTGTACAACCTGTCATATGATCATCCGTGAAGGTTTTGATTCATTGCAAGAAAGCGATGAACTTGAAGACGATATGCTTGATAAAGCATGGGGCTTAGAGCCTGAATCTCGCTTGGGTTGTCAGGCCATTATTGCCGATGAAGATTTGGTTGTTGAAATACCAAAATACACGGTGAATATGGTGTCTGAAAATCACTAG
- the nrdR gene encoding transcriptional regulator NrdR translates to MHCPFCSATETKVIDSRLVSDGHQVRRRRECLECRERFTTFEGAELVMPRIIKRDGSREPFNEDKLRSGLLRALEKRPVSIEEIEASINKLKSKLRATGEREVSSELLGNIIMDELKLLDKVAYVRFASVYRSFEDIREFGEEIARLGDDKNSG, encoded by the coding sequence ATGCATTGTCCGTTCTGTTCCGCTACAGAAACTAAGGTAATTGATTCACGCTTGGTCAGTGATGGCCATCAGGTACGTCGCCGTCGTGAATGTTTGGAATGCCGTGAAAGGTTTACCACCTTTGAAGGGGCTGAACTGGTGATGCCAAGAATCATTAAACGTGATGGTTCAAGAGAACCTTTTAACGAAGACAAATTGCGCAGTGGTTTATTACGTGCATTAGAAAAGCGCCCAGTTAGCATTGAAGAAATTGAAGCGTCAATTAACAAACTTAAGTCAAAATTGCGAGCAACAGGCGAGCGCGAAGTGAGCAGTGAATTGCTCGGTAACATCATTATGGATGAGCTAAAGCTGCTGGATAAGGTCGCTTATGTACGATTTGCCTCTGTCTATCGTTCTTTCGAGGACATTAGAGAGTTTGGCGAAGAGATTGCTCGTTTAGGTGATGATAAAAATTCAGGGTAA
- a CDS encoding riboflavin synthase: MFTGIIEAIGSIASISVNSQGARIKVNVGKLDMSDVKLGDSIATNGICLTVVDYDKQSYSADVSMETLKRTGFAHYQAGDKVNLEKAMLPTTRFGGHIVSGHVDGVATIQSIQQVGNATEYWLELPHSLKQYAAEKGSITVDGTSLTINSVADNQFRLTIVPHTIEETIISSYQVGSQVNLEVDVVARYLERLLFCQNESASKTSGVTEELLINSGFMKG; the protein is encoded by the coding sequence ATGTTTACCGGAATTATTGAAGCCATAGGATCTATTGCTTCGATTAGCGTTAACTCACAAGGTGCTCGCATTAAAGTTAATGTCGGCAAATTGGATATGAGTGATGTCAAACTGGGCGATTCAATCGCCACCAACGGCATTTGTTTAACTGTGGTTGACTATGACAAACAAAGTTACAGTGCCGATGTTTCTATGGAAACATTAAAGCGAACTGGCTTTGCTCATTATCAAGCTGGCGATAAGGTAAACCTTGAAAAAGCGATGTTACCGACCACCCGATTCGGTGGCCATATTGTCAGTGGGCATGTCGATGGTGTTGCCACCATTCAAAGCATACAGCAAGTTGGCAACGCAACCGAATATTGGCTCGAATTGCCACATAGCCTAAAACAATATGCGGCAGAGAAAGGCTCTATTACTGTTGATGGTACCTCATTGACCATTAACTCAGTTGCAGATAATCAATTTCGCTTAACAATTGTGCCGCATACCATTGAAGAGACTATTATTAGTAGCTATCAAGTTGGTAGCCAGGTGAACCTTGAAGTTGACGTGGTTGCTCGATATTTAGAACGTTTGCTGTTTTGTCAAAATGAATCAGCAAGCAAAACCTCTGGCGTAACAGAAGAATTGCTGATCAACAGCGGTTTTATGAAAGGTTAA
- the ribD gene encoding bifunctional diaminohydroxyphosphoribosylaminopyrimidine deaminase/5-amino-6-(5-phosphoribosylamino)uracil reductase RibD, which translates to MIDSHEYYMQLAIKLADKGRYTTSPNPRVGCVLVRDSVIVGQGFHVKAGLGHAEVNAIKDAGDKASGATAYVTLEPCSHFGRTPPCAQGLIDAGVRQVVFGMQDPNPLVSGRGIKMLQQAGIDCIGPVLEHASQQLNPGFIKRMTQGLPLVRCKLAASLDGKTAMASGESQWITSPAARRDVQSYRAQSCAIISGADTVITDNARLNVRYQELSNVNGSNDSDLRQPVRVIIDTKHRLTPDLALFSIDAPIILIRTELETGHNWPHFVEQMQVKKANDFADLSDLMLKLAERGLNEIWLESGRRLAGAFFAANLVDELILYQAPKLLSDDAMGLLQIPGLNSLSAAINLNIKDIRKIGQDVRFICHIVKD; encoded by the coding sequence ATGATAGATAGCCACGAATATTACATGCAGTTGGCAATAAAGCTTGCCGACAAAGGACGATACACCACATCACCAAACCCAAGAGTTGGTTGTGTATTGGTGCGCGACTCGGTAATTGTTGGTCAAGGATTCCATGTTAAAGCGGGTCTTGGTCATGCCGAAGTTAACGCCATTAAAGATGCCGGCGATAAAGCCTCCGGCGCAACGGCTTATGTCACCTTAGAGCCTTGCAGTCACTTTGGCCGCACGCCACCGTGCGCGCAAGGTTTGATTGACGCCGGTGTGCGTCAGGTGGTGTTTGGCATGCAGGATCCAAATCCCTTGGTTAGTGGTCGCGGCATTAAGATGCTGCAACAAGCCGGTATTGATTGTATCGGCCCGGTACTTGAACACGCCTCTCAGCAACTTAACCCAGGCTTTATAAAGCGCATGACCCAAGGGTTACCCTTAGTGCGTTGCAAACTCGCCGCAAGCCTTGATGGTAAAACCGCAATGGCCAGTGGTGAAAGTCAATGGATAACCTCACCTGCGGCGCGCCGTGATGTGCAATCTTATCGCGCACAAAGTTGTGCCATCATTAGTGGTGCTGACACGGTAATTACCGACAATGCGCGATTAAATGTACGTTATCAGGAGCTTAGCAACGTTAATGGCTCAAATGATAGCGATTTAAGGCAACCTGTAAGAGTCATCATTGACACAAAGCATCGTTTAACGCCTGATTTAGCGTTATTCTCCATTGATGCACCAATAATTTTAATTCGTACAGAGCTTGAAACTGGGCACAACTGGCCTCATTTTGTTGAACAGATGCAAGTTAAGAAAGCTAATGACTTTGCTGATTTGTCTGATCTGATGCTAAAGCTTGCAGAGCGTGGCTTAAATGAAATCTGGCTCGAAAGCGGACGGCGTTTAGCCGGCGCATTTTTTGCGGCAAATCTGGTTGATGAACTGATCCTGTATCAAGCACCTAAATTGCTATCGGATGATGCGATGGGATTATTGCAGATTCCGGGTTTGAACTCGTTGTCAGCGGCGATAAATCTTAATATCAAAGACATCCGTAAAATAGGCCAGGATGTACGTTTTATTTGCCATATTGTTAAAGACTAA
- the glyA gene encoding serine hydroxymethyltransferase encodes MLTRDMNIADFDAELYEAMTNEVERQEHHIELIASENYTSPRVLEAQGSQLTNKYAEGYPGKRYYGGCEFVDIAEELAIKRACELFDADYANVQPHAGSQANSAVFMALCTPGAKVLGMSLAHGGHLTHGSGVNFSGKLYEPIQYGLHPETGDIDYAEVERLAVEHKPEMIVAGFSAFSGIVDWARFREIADKVGAYLMVDMAHVAGLIAAGLYPNPLPHAHVVTTTTHKTLAGPRGGLILSACGDEAIYKKLNSAVFPGGQGGPLMHIIAAKAVAFKEALEPEFKQYQQKVLDNAKTMVRVLQERGYKVVSNGTENHLLLLDLIDKDITGKDADAALGRAFITVNKNSVPNDPRSPFVTSGLRLGTPAITRRGFAEAETAELTGWICDILDDINNEQTIDAVREKVIELCSRFPVYA; translated from the coding sequence ATGCTAACTCGTGATATGAACATTGCTGATTTCGATGCAGAATTGTACGAAGCAATGACTAATGAAGTAGAGCGTCAAGAGCATCACATTGAGTTGATCGCGTCTGAAAACTACACCAGTCCGCGCGTTCTTGAAGCACAAGGTTCACAATTAACCAACAAATACGCCGAAGGTTACCCGGGCAAGCGTTACTATGGTGGTTGTGAGTTTGTTGACATCGCAGAAGAGTTAGCCATCAAACGTGCCTGTGAATTATTCGATGCCGATTATGCCAATGTACAACCACACGCTGGTTCGCAAGCAAACTCTGCCGTATTCATGGCATTGTGTACGCCAGGTGCCAAAGTGTTAGGTATGAGCCTTGCACACGGTGGTCACTTGACGCACGGTAGTGGTGTTAACTTCTCTGGTAAATTATACGAACCAATCCAATACGGTTTGCACCCAGAAACTGGCGACATTGACTACGCCGAAGTTGAGCGTTTAGCGGTTGAACACAAGCCAGAAATGATCGTTGCAGGTTTCTCTGCATTCTCTGGTATCGTTGATTGGGCTCGTTTCCGTGAGATCGCTGACAAAGTTGGCGCTTACCTTATGGTTGATATGGCTCACGTTGCTGGTCTTATCGCTGCGGGTCTATACCCGAACCCACTTCCACATGCACACGTTGTTACTACAACGACCCATAAGACTCTTGCCGGTCCTCGTGGTGGTCTTATTCTTTCTGCATGTGGTGATGAAGCTATTTACAAAAAGCTTAACTCAGCGGTATTCCCTGGTGGTCAAGGTGGTCCTTTGATGCACATCATCGCTGCCAAAGCTGTTGCTTTTAAAGAAGCACTTGAGCCTGAATTTAAACAATATCAGCAAAAAGTATTAGATAACGCCAAAACTATGGTTCGTGTTTTACAAGAACGTGGTTACAAGGTGGTATCAAACGGTACTGAAAACCACTTATTGTTGTTAGATCTAATTGACAAAGACATTACTGGTAAAGACGCTGATGCGGCACTAGGTCGTGCGTTTATCACTGTGAATAAGAACTCGGTTCCAAATGACCCGCGTTCACCATTCGTAACCTCTGGTTTGCGTCTAGGTACACCAGCAATCACTCGTCGTGGTTTTGCTGAAGCAGAAACTGCAGAGCTGACCGGTTGGATTTGTGACATTCTTGATGACATCAATAATGAGCAAACAATTGATGCGGTTCGCGAGAAAGTGATCGAGCTTTGTTCTCGTTTCCCTGTTTACGCATAA
- a CDS encoding DUF808 domain-containing protein translates to MAGTSLLALIDKIATALDDVALMTKVAAKKTAGVLGDDLALNAQQVSGVKADRELPVVWAVAKGSFINKLILVPSALLISSIAPWLITPLLIVGGLFLCFEGVEKIAHSMFADKAQTDSEHQQDLAALADESVDMVDYEKDKIKGAIKTDFILSAEIIVIALGTVQDKAFVDQASVISLIAVLMTIGVYGLVAAIVKLDDLGLHLIKDQATTAMAGLKRSIGRGLLAFAPKLMKTLAIVGTAAMFLVGGGIIVHGTPILHHGLQWLNSQVSGWSLLIDPLYNGVSGVIAGAIVLAVVSMVQKLRGKTA, encoded by the coding sequence ATGGCTGGCACCAGCCTACTGGCACTGATTGATAAAATAGCAACGGCACTCGACGACGTTGCGTTAATGACTAAGGTCGCAGCAAAGAAAACCGCTGGCGTGTTAGGCGATGATTTGGCTCTAAATGCACAGCAAGTTTCCGGGGTAAAAGCCGACCGAGAATTACCCGTCGTTTGGGCTGTGGCAAAAGGCTCTTTTATAAATAAGCTGATTCTCGTGCCATCGGCATTGTTGATAAGCAGCATTGCCCCATGGCTAATTACGCCGTTATTAATTGTCGGTGGTTTGTTCTTATGCTTTGAAGGGGTCGAAAAAATCGCCCACAGTATGTTTGCCGATAAAGCGCAAACCGACAGCGAGCATCAACAAGACTTAGCGGCCTTAGCGGATGAATCCGTGGATATGGTCGACTATGAAAAAGATAAGATTAAAGGCGCGATAAAAACCGACTTCATTTTGTCGGCAGAGATAATCGTTATTGCACTTGGCACAGTGCAAGATAAAGCCTTTGTTGACCAAGCCAGTGTTATTTCATTAATCGCGGTACTGATGACCATAGGTGTATATGGTTTGGTGGCGGCGATTGTTAAGCTCGATGATCTAGGCTTACACCTTATTAAAGATCAAGCGACAACCGCCATGGCAGGATTAAAGCGCAGTATTGGTCGGGGCTTATTAGCATTTGCGCCAAAACTAATGAAAACGTTGGCGATTGTCGGTACTGCCGCGATGTTTTTAGTGGGTGGTGGCATCATAGTTCATGGCACGCCGATACTGCATCATGGCTTGCAGTGGTTAAACTCACAGGTGTCCGGTTGGTCATTGCTTATTGACCCGCTATACAACGGCGTCAGTGGTGTCATTGCGGGCGCAATCGTATTAGCGGTCGTCAGCATGGTACAAAAGCTACGTGGCAAAACCGCTTAG
- the folD gene encoding bifunctional methylenetetrahydrofolate dehydrogenase/methenyltetrahydrofolate cyclohydrolase FolD, translated as MSAKIIDGKAIAQQIRTEVKHKVAQRLSEGKRAPGLAVVLVGQDPASQVYVGSKRRACEEVGFISKSYDMPATTTQDELYQLIDKLNNDAEIDGILVQLPLPEGLDANLIIEHIHPDKDVDGFHPSNVGKLCLRQPGLRPCTPKGIMTLIESTGVKPHGLEAVVVGASNIVGRPMTLELLLAGCTTTTTHRFTKDLEQKVRNADLVVVAVGKPEFIPGSWIKEGAIVIDVGINRLETGKLVGDVEYQVAKDRAAYITPVPGGVGPMTVASLIENTLIACEQFHS; from the coding sequence ATGTCTGCGAAAATTATTGATGGTAAAGCCATCGCCCAGCAAATTCGTACCGAAGTGAAACATAAAGTAGCGCAACGTCTGAGTGAAGGTAAAAGAGCGCCCGGCCTTGCTGTTGTTCTTGTCGGTCAAGATCCGGCCTCTCAAGTCTATGTCGGCAGTAAACGTCGTGCATGTGAAGAAGTAGGCTTTATCTCTAAGTCATATGACATGCCTGCTACAACCACACAAGATGAGCTTTATCAGTTAATTGATAAACTTAATAACGATGCTGAGATCGACGGTATTTTGGTGCAATTGCCACTACCAGAAGGCTTAGATGCCAACTTGATTATTGAGCATATTCACCCTGACAAAGATGTCGACGGTTTCCACCCATCAAATGTCGGTAAACTGTGTCTACGTCAACCGGGTCTGCGTCCATGTACACCAAAAGGTATCATGACGTTAATTGAGTCAACCGGTGTTAAGCCACACGGTTTAGAAGCCGTCGTTGTAGGCGCTTCAAATATTGTTGGCCGACCAATGACGTTAGAATTGCTACTGGCTGGCTGTACAACAACAACAACACACCGCTTTACCAAAGACCTAGAGCAAAAAGTTCGTAATGCGGATTTGGTAGTGGTTGCGGTTGGTAAACCAGAATTTATTCCTGGCAGTTGGATCAAAGAAGGTGCGATTGTCATCGATGTTGGTATTAACCGTCTTGAAACAGGCAAACTTGTCGGTGATGTAGAGTATCAAGTAGCAAAAGATCGCGCTGCATACATTACCCCTGTACCAGGTGGTGTAGGACCAATGACTGTGGCCAGCTTGATTGAAAATACATTAATCGCCTGTGAGCAATTCCACAGCTAA
- the ribBA gene encoding bifunctional 3,4-dihydroxy-2-butanone-4-phosphate synthase/GTP cyclohydrolase II, whose translation MKLNTPQEIIEDIKQGKMVILMDDEDRENEGDFIMAAEKVTPEAINFMATHGRGLICMPMSREKCEKLKLPLMVDKNDAQFTTNFTVSIEAARGVTTGISAADRATTVLAACDPEADHRSIVQPGHIFPLIAKDGGVLNRAGHTEAGVDLARMAGYESAAVIVEILNEDGTMARRPDLEVIAEKHDVKMGTIADLIEYRNETETTISRVSECKLPTQYGEFDLVAFTDTIDGMTHFALSKGEINADQPTLVRVHLENTFRDLLFSTRDSKNTWPIHNALEKIGNEGGVLVLLGKHESPQQLLEQVKKYAIQDSGEEVNEIIKHVGSRNVGVGSQILANLGVGKMRLLTSQTKYHSLGGFGLEIVEYIAE comes from the coding sequence ATGAAGTTAAATACACCACAAGAAATCATTGAAGATATCAAACAGGGTAAAATGGTTATCTTGATGGATGATGAAGATCGTGAGAACGAAGGCGATTTCATCATGGCAGCAGAAAAAGTAACGCCAGAGGCGATTAACTTTATGGCCACTCATGGTCGTGGTTTGATTTGTATGCCAATGTCACGTGAAAAGTGTGAAAAGCTGAAGTTACCTTTGATGGTTGATAAGAACGACGCTCAGTTTACCACCAACTTTACGGTATCTATTGAAGCCGCTCGCGGTGTCACTACCGGTATTTCCGCTGCGGACCGTGCGACAACAGTACTTGCCGCCTGTGATCCAGAAGCGGACCATCGCTCTATTGTCCAACCTGGGCATATCTTCCCGTTAATCGCCAAAGACGGTGGCGTATTAAATCGTGCAGGGCACACCGAAGCCGGTGTTGATTTGGCTCGCATGGCTGGTTACGAATCTGCGGCGGTGATTGTTGAAATTCTTAATGAAGACGGCACCATGGCACGTCGCCCAGACTTAGAAGTCATCGCCGAAAAGCATGATGTGAAGATGGGTACCATTGCCGACCTTATCGAATATCGTAATGAGACTGAAACCACCATCAGTCGCGTTAGTGAGTGCAAACTGCCAACTCAATACGGTGAGTTTGACCTTGTTGCATTTACCGATACCATCGATGGCATGACACATTTTGCACTAAGCAAAGGTGAGATCAATGCCGATCAGCCAACGTTAGTGCGTGTTCATCTTGAAAACACCTTCCGTGATTTACTGTTCTCTACCAGAGACAGCAAAAATACCTGGCCAATTCACAATGCGTTAGAAAAAATTGGCAACGAAGGCGGTGTATTGGTATTGCTTGGTAAACATGAATCGCCGCAACAGTTGCTTGAGCAAGTGAAGAAATATGCGATTCAAGATTCAGGCGAAGAAGTCAATGAGATTATCAAACACGTTGGTTCACGCAATGTCGGTGTCGGATCACAAATTCTGGCTAATTTAGGTGTTGGCAAAATGCGCTTATTAACGTCGCAAACCAAGTACCATTCATTAGGCGGCTTTGGTTTAGAAATCGTTGAGTATATTGCTGAATAG